acttgaaaaaaaacagcttttcaaaTAATTTCATCCGTGTAGCACCTTTCAttcaaaaaaatgcagctcaaagtgctttacaacaaaagaaattatatgcaccaagtgcttcacatgaaaaaaagacataaaatgaacataaaaacatgaaattgtacataaatgtttattctatttatttcatataaataaaataagaatattaCATCTAATACTAAACCTCTTGTGCAATTAATGGAACATGCAAACACATCTTAACAATAATAAGGCTCATACAAAAACAGTTTCTTGGCTTGTACATAGCCAACTGCAGGTAGTCTTCCCAtaaatttttgtttatttgcaacATGCCAACATACACAGTGTGCTTACTTAACTTCTACCGCACAATCCAGAATattcagaaacaaaaaacatcctGTTGGTCGCCTATTCAGCATCTTTTTAATAACTCCTGCTGGGTTTTATTAGGGCACTCTAGGCTTGTAGGACACAGGTGAGATTTGGCACAAATGGCTGTGATCAAGAAGGACGGCTCCAAGGGCATGAATTTACTGTATGGGTCAGAGTCACAGTTAACCTGCGGGGAGGGAATAAATTGAAAGATGTGGTACCAGGCGTAAAGAGgaaatgagattaaaaaaaactgaaagagataataaaaacacagtaccTGAGAAAAAGATGTGAGAAACAGACGAGTGTGTGAGAATCCTAAGATGGAAGTGTCACCCGGGTGGTTCTTTAGACTCTGGTGATAAGCCTGAGGAGTAAAGGGTGGACAAAATGTGGATGAGTGTAATGttgttgtcacacacacactcacacacacacacacacacaaaagcctgAAGATGGCTTCTCACCTGCAATGCTATCTTCAGTGCAGAATACTGCACCCACACctcctgctgctgtgctgctgagaGAGAAAACGCTCCAACTCCCCCTGCTTTCTCTGTCACAGTGAGGTAGTGAGTCCACACGCATTCCCCCACAGCATGCACCGACTCACTCTGAGAGTAAACTACAACACAACAGAGACACTGATATGATATCACAGTAAACACTCTATAGATGGAGCAGAGAAGACATTATTTATATAGAAACctaaacatttaaatttgacaaataTGAGCTTCTCTTACTGTCAGGCAGAAGCAGGTGGAGGATATCTTTGGCAATGAGGAAACCCAGTGCACCATAATTCATAGCTCTGTTTAAAATAAGTAAAGTGTTTACTATGATGGTCAATAATTGGTACAATATGTAAAACTCTTACCGCTGCATGCTATTGTATACTTTACCTGGGATAGGTAGCATGGAAGAGATGAGGGACAAACATTCCCATTGGAAAGATGAGCTCATTACCTCGGAGAAATGGTGTGATAGACAAACTAAAAGGAATGAGAAAACATAATATATTAATACATGCTCGGGAATCCATATTCTGTAACTTTCAGATCTAAAGCAGACACTTACACGTCAGCTGCCTCATCCTGCCCAGTCAAGAGTTTAGTGCGTCTCTTCTGCCACACGGACAGTAGCTGGACGTAGTTGGAGAAGAAACTATGTTCGCTGACTGACACCTGAAATTGTACAGGTTGTGGAGTGAGTGGTGTTTCCAGCTGTAACTGCTCTTTGCAGttgcaaatataaaacagcTGTACTCCTAGGTTTTCATTGTTGAGCGCCTCTGAAATCACGTTGACTATTTCTATTCTCTCATTGAATACTGAGGTAGTGATGAATAAAAGATAAGTTTGAGTTGGTGGTCAAAAActtaaaaccaaaatatataCTTAGATTTCTGTCCATTTTCATTAAATGCATTAAGACAGATAATCTCTATTGTTAAATGGGTTTAACTTAGGTTGGTAGATTTAAAccctctgggaaaaaaaaaagtttaatcgTTGgcctttagagctgcaactaatgattattttcattatcaattaatctgccaattattttcttgattagtcgattaatgtaaagtgaaatgttgaaaaatattgaaaaaatggcattcacaatTCCTCAAAGGCCGCGTTGATGTCTTAAAATtggttgttttgtctgactaacagtctaaaatgttaacatatatttaataaacttccataaatgaaaaagaaaaacagcaaatcttcacatttgagaagttgggaCCATCAaacgtttggcatttttgcttgaaaaatgactgaaatgattaatcaattatcaaaaatagttgccaattaattttctgacaattgactaatcagttaatcgactaatcattgcagctttactGGGCTTTATCAGGAATGAGCCTAATATCTTCATTACACCTAGTTTATTAGAGCCATTGGAGGTCAGTGATGTACCTCAGAAAAAAGCAGGTCGAGCTCGGCTTCATCAGCGATCTCCTCTGTAGTCCAGAGTCTTGGAATTCGAGACTGAACCTGGAGGCAGAGAGGCCCTAATCAATATCAAAATGCAGTTTCAAAGAGAGAAGTACAACAACAATCCTTGCTGCACGTTACCTGTTCCATAGACGTCTGATCTGTCCAATTGAGTTCATGTAATTCGGACTTGAGggaggaaaaaatgttttgaataatCTCCTCTGCCTGTTGAACAACAAAAGTCTTCAGTACACTTTCATATCAGCCTTATTAATTTAATCTCTACTGAACTCATACTGTCCCAAACCCCCCTGATGTCCCCTCACCTCTCTGTGTGCCGACCTGTCTCTGAGAAGGTGTGTGAGAACCGAGTCAAATCCTCTCTCAGTTTCCAACACACAGTGTTTCCAGCGAGGAACTGCCTGGAGCGAGAAAGATTTGACTCAAACAAACCAACTCATAGGTCACATTTATTTAGAGAATACTGAAGCTCATGGTGTTTCCTCACCTTTTCAGAGTTACCCGGAGCCACGGTTTCAGAAAATCTGGAGTCCATGGCCGGCATCAGGGTGTGCAGCAGATTTAGGACCATATAAGTATGAAGGGAAGTACTGAGTGGAATCAAAGCAGGCAGGAAAGGGtcagaaacaacaaacagaaaaggtcTACGGATGTTTGATTGTGGGTTGATCCGTGTCACTTACAGTACCTGGCGCTCAGCTCGTGCCTGTTCAGCCATTTGGTAATGATGCGGGACATTTGCACAATGTAGGGTAGGTTATGCAGAAAGATGTGATCGTCTTCAGTGAGGTGGAGCGGATGGAAAGCAGCCTGCAGACAACCCAACCAATCAATGGCAGGGGCCTGGCTCTGTGGGCACGCACacattatataaatatgaatcaTTACAGTGGTTTCAAGCACAGTACATGTGTGTAGTGACAGCCTCCCCTCTCCTGTACCTGTAGCTCTTTGATGGTCATGCGCTGATAGAGCTGTCCTTTTGACAGGCGATAGGGCAGAGGTGCAGCAGCCACAGCGAGctcagaggacagagagatgaaCATCCCCACATGGATCATGCTGGTGCTGGATGGGGACCCCAGCAGGGCCAGGTACCTCTGGCATGATGCTAAGAACGGACGTAGCGTCTAGATGAAAAGACAGGAGGATGCATTAGTGGGATGGAAGAACATCGCacatttcatataaatatatagatcAACAGATGATTGACTGTCATTTACCTGAGTTTTAGCTTGAGACTTCTGCGTCTTGCTGTTCCATTCAATCGGGATCAACAGGTCTGGCTGATCAATCTGTTGACAAAGATTCTTCGGTTAATGCAACGGCACAAAGCTGCTTTACCATGACGGAATTTAAGAAATACCAAATGATGCTAATTGATACTGGCCTGTATGTATTTTTTGGTTGTCCCGTTGGCAGATTCATTTGGGTCTTTGCCAGCATAAAGGTTGAAGAATGGAAAGGTGGCGTAGTCTCTCATTAGCAGGCTCAAGGTGGAGTTGAAGTCAGTCTGATTCCACTGGCCTGATACTGCCCAACCTCCAAGCTgcatatatatagagagagagaaagaggtgggGAAGAAAGACAATGAGGATGGttagaaacaagaaaaaatgtgaCCCTCACAAATAATGCATCTCCT
The sequence above is drawn from the Thunnus maccoyii chromosome 10, fThuMac1.1, whole genome shotgun sequence genome and encodes:
- the kel gene encoding kell blood group glycoprotein — its product is MLRMSDTPIELEPQLSVQPSSQPEPEKGLQLPLPTQDPSEAQQQAQLQPELHQLEFESNPEHQLSEEAKPLWIKRQRLLSLLFSMFCLFAAILGLIYYMHHNLQSGSYNQEGAVTPCLSQACQRASAHLSMSADPFTQPCDYFLFSCGSDRFSPDNGGRQRGHGIPGHPQNQREKAVWAKRRRQSEEREDRGLREGKILNRKNVLLQYLREILESNDRTTNSAVQKAKGFYRSCLDTISIESAGAEPFLTLIQKLGGWAVSGQWNQTDFNSTLSLLMRDYATFPFFNLYAGKDPNESANGTTKKYIQIDQPDLLIPIEWNSKTQKSQAKTQTLRPFLASCQRYLALLGSPSSTSMIHVGMFISLSSELAVAAAPLPYRLSKGQLYQRMTIKELQSQAPAIDWLGCLQAAFHPLHLTEDDHIFLHNLPYIVQMSRIITKWLNRHELSASTSLHTYMVLNLLHTLMPAMDSRFSETVAPGNSEKAVPRWKHCVLETERGFDSVLTHLLRDRSAHREAEEIIQNIFSSLKSELHELNWTDQTSMEQVQSRIPRLWTTEEIADEAELDLLFSEVSVSEHSFFSNYVQLLSVWQKRRTKLLTGQDEAADVLSITPFLRGNELIFPMGMFVPHLFHATYPRAMNYGALGFLIAKDILHLLLPDIYSQSESVHAVGECVWTHYLTVTEKAGGVGAFSLSAAQQQEVWVQYSALKIALQAYHQSLKNHPGDTSILGFSHTRLFLTSFSQVNCDSDPYSKFMPLEPSFLITAICAKSHLCPTSLECPNKTQQELLKRC